Part of the Desulfohalovibrio reitneri genome is shown below.
GCCGGGTCAAGGTCATCCTCACCGGACACGGCGGAGACGAGTTCTTCGCAGGATATCCCGTGTTCAAGATCGCCCGGCTGCTGGGCGCCCTGGGCTCGTCCCCGGCCGAGGTCCTGCGTCTGGCGTGCTCCACCAGGCCAGCAGAGGTCCCCCACCTAGCCTACTTCCTAGGGCGGGCTGCCATCTCACGGAGACCGTGGAACTTCCTGCCGACCATCCATTCCTCCTCAGCCCTGGAAAAGCGGCTGCGACCGGATGCCGCGCGTAGCCTGTTGTCCATAGACCCTGCCGAGGGGCTGGAGGAGCTGTTGCAGGGCGAGCGGGAACCGTACCGCAGGCTGACGCGGACCTACATGCGGGCCTATCTGCCCGGGCTTTTCGTGGTGGAGGATAAAATATCCATGGCCCACTCCCTGGAGTCGCGCACTCCGCTGTGCGACAACGCCATGGTGGATCTGGCCCTGCGCATGCCATTCGGCGTCAAGCTGCACCAGAGCGAACTCAAGGCTGTACCCAAGGCGGCCATGCGCGAGAGGTTGCCGGGCATCCTCTACCGGCTGCCCAAACGCGGCTTCCCCACGCCGTTGAATCATTGGCTGCGAGGTGATTTGCGTCAGTGGACCGAGGAACGGCTCACGGCTTCGGACAGCCCGCTGCGCGGGCTTTTTACCGATGCCGGACTGGCCGGGGCCTGGCGTTCTTTTCGCGACGGCTGGCACCGCCGCCTGCGCCCGGTGGACGAACTGGCAGCCCACCGCGTCTGGCAGCTTCTTTGCCTCGATTCCTGGATGCGGCGATTCGGTCTGGATGGATCTTCCCTGTAGCAGATTCTCCGGGTCAGTCCTCTCTGCCGCAGGCCTCGGCCTGCCGTTTGCGGATCTGTTGGGCGCTGATGCGGGTCAGACCCATGAGGGCCAAGGCCCAGGCGGTGACGGGAAGGAACTGCACTACCCGCAGCAACAGTGCCGAGGCCAGGGCCTGGTCCTTGCCCACGCCGGACAGCCCAAGCCCCATGACTACCGCGGCCTCGAATACCCCCAGCGATCCGGGAGAGGAGGGCAGCGCGAAGCCCAGTGAGGCCAGGGTGAGAACCACCAGGAGTTGGCCCATGCTAATGTCGAGCCCCGCCACATGCAGGATGACAAAAGCATAGACCGCCAGGATGCCGGCCCAGGTGAGCAGAGTATGCCAGCCCAGACGCAGCAGAAAGGAGGGGGTAAACTCCCGCAGGTGGTCAAGGATTTCCAGAGCCACCCGTCTGGCCCGGGGCAGAGGGAGCAGGCCGACTATCCCACGCCCCGCCCGGGGAACGATTTTGTTCACCGCCAGCATGGCCCACAAAAAGGCGACCACCCCGCCCAGCGCCAGCACGTAGCCCGGGCGCAGGTACTGCAGTATGGCAAGCAGGCCGAGCAGCAGCAGGGCGTTGAGGTCCCCGAACCGTTCCCAGAATACGGACCCCAGGCAGCGGGCCATGGGGATGGAGGCGGCTGTCTTTAGGTAGCAGGCCTTGGAGATCTCCCCCAGCTTGGCGGGCAGGATGTTGTTCATACCCATGCCGAACATGGTGGCGTTGTAGCTGAGGGCCAGGCCGATACGGCCGTGCAGTAGAAAACGCGTGCGCAGAGAAGGGGGCAGCATGGCGAACAACTGCAGACCAATTCCGGCTGCCACCAGAAGGGGGTCGAATTCGGACAGGGCGCGCAGCACACCGGAAAAGTCCGCGTCGTGCAGAAGATACCACAGGCAAAGACCGAGCAGGCCGATCTGGAATAGTTTGGCTGGAAGGTGCTGCATGGGGGGACACGTGTTTGGAGAGGGCAGAGATGGCACAAAGGCCGGGTGATGGCAAACATCCCGTCCTCTGGAAAACAGGCGGTGTTGCGGGACGAGGGGGAATGGGGTAGGCACTGCCCTGGCTCGCAAGCCCCCCGGCCGGTACCCGCCCGCCAGGGGCATTCTTCTC
Proteins encoded:
- a CDS encoding lysylphosphatidylglycerol synthase transmembrane domain-containing protein; this encodes MQHLPAKLFQIGLLGLCLWYLLHDADFSGVLRALSEFDPLLVAAGIGLQLFAMLPPSLRTRFLLHGRIGLALSYNATMFGMGMNNILPAKLGEISKACYLKTAASIPMARCLGSVFWERFGDLNALLLLGLLAILQYLRPGYVLALGGVVAFLWAMLAVNKIVPRAGRGIVGLLPLPRARRVALEILDHLREFTPSFLLRLGWHTLLTWAGILAVYAFVILHVAGLDISMGQLLVVLTLASLGFALPSSPGSLGVFEAAVVMGLGLSGVGKDQALASALLLRVVQFLPVTAWALALMGLTRISAQQIRKRQAEACGRED